ATCCCCAGCCCTTCCCCCGCAAACTGCGCGGGGGAAGGGAGCCAGCCCGGTGCGTCAGGGGAGTGCCGTGGTTGAGTTGAGCCTGTAGCCGGCTTGGGAGCGGTTCGAGATCGGCCGTGCAGTCCCCGGGCGCCCTCTCCCCCCGACCCCCTCTCCCGCAAGCGGGTGAGGGGGAGAACTGCACCACATTCCGGGCGCGACCTGAGCCTCAACTCACACCTGCGCAAGCCAGTCTGCGAAGGCAGACTTCGTGTGGTTGTTGCAGCGAATTCATTCGCCCCCGCACCAGGCACTTACCCCGTCGCACTTCCCTTGCATCTGCATCACTCTGCGCCAGCGCTGCGACCCAACGATCTCATGCCCCAAGGAACGCCGATGCGAAAGCTCTTTCCCCTGATGCTCGGAGCCGCGCTGGTGGCGGCCACCGCCGCCTGCCCGGTCCGGGTTCCCAAGTCCAACCCCATGCCCAAGTGGAACGAGGACCTTCGCGAAACCTCGGGGGAGCTGGGGCAGCGGCTGAACGATCCCCGGGTGGTGGTGCTGCACGTGGGCCGCGACCGCACCAGCTACGACGCGGGCCACATCCCCGGCGCGCGCTTCCTGCCGCTGTCGGCCATCGTCGCGGAGCGCAACGGCATTCCCAACGAGCTTCCCTCCGTGCAGCAGCTGGAAGAGGCGTTCGAAGCCGTCGGCGTGTCCGACAACTCGCGGGTGGTCCTGTACGGCGACCTGCAGGGGCTGCTGGCTGCGCGCGCCTTCTTTACGCTGGACTACCTGGGGCACGCGGACCACGCCATCCTCGACGGCGGGCTGGAGAAGTGGCGCGTCGACGAGCGGGCCGTGTCGACGGAGGTGCCGGCAGCACGGCGCGGATCGCTCACCCCGCGGCCCCGCGCCGACCTGGTGGTGACGGCCGAATGGGTGCGCGATCACCTGAACGACACCAGCGTGGTGTTCATCGACGCGCGGCCCGCCGCGGAGTTCAGCGGCGCCACGCCGGGCGATGGCGTCACGCGGCCCGGCCACATCCCCGGCGCGCACAACCTGTTCTGGCGCAACGCGCTGATCTCGGAAACGGACCCGCGCCTGCGCTCGCCCGAGGTGCTGGCCTCCGCGTACACCCTGGCCGAGGCGGCACAGGCCGACACGGTAGTGGTGTACTGCCGCACGGGCGTGCAGGCCAGCCACGCCTACTACGTGGCACGCTACCTGGAGCGGAAAGTGAAGATGTACGACGCCTCGTTCATCGAGTGGAGCCGGCGGGGCGCCGATTTTCCCGTGGAGCGGTAGGAGGCAGGGCGATGGAAACGACGACGCAGCAGCACAAGGCGACGGTGCAGTGCCCCTCGTGCGGGCGGCTTAACCGCGTGGACCTGGCCCGCGCGGCCCACCGGCCCCGGTGCGGCCACTGCAAGCAGGCGATCGCTCTCGACCGGCCGCTGCACCTTTCCGACGCCGCGTTCGACCGCGTGGTGGCGGATTCGCCCGTGCCCGTGCTGGTGGACTTCTACGCCGACTGGTGCGGCCCCTGCAAGATGATGGCGCCCGTGCTGGACCGGGTGGCGGCCGAGCGGATGGGCAGCGTGCTGGTGGCCAAGGTGGACACCGACGCCAACCCCATGGTGTCGCAGCGCTTCGCCATCCGCTCCATCCCCACGCTGATCGTGTTCCGCGGCGGCCGCGAGGTGGCGCGGGAGATGGGCGCCCTCCCCGCGCCCCGCCTCAACGCGCTCCTCGACTCGGCGATGCGTTGAAGACAGAACCCCCTCCGACTTCAGCCTACCCATTACCCACATCTCAGATAGGGGTGGCGGGGCCGAAATACAAGGCGCGGTCTGCAAAAATGCCCGTGGGAGCATGGGACTGAGGCCGCGTAAAACCCGTCGTTGACGCAGG
This region of Longimicrobium sp. genomic DNA includes:
- a CDS encoding sulfurtransferase translates to MRKLFPLMLGAALVAATAACPVRVPKSNPMPKWNEDLRETSGELGQRLNDPRVVVLHVGRDRTSYDAGHIPGARFLPLSAIVAERNGIPNELPSVQQLEEAFEAVGVSDNSRVVLYGDLQGLLAARAFFTLDYLGHADHAILDGGLEKWRVDERAVSTEVPAARRGSLTPRPRADLVVTAEWVRDHLNDTSVVFIDARPAAEFSGATPGDGVTRPGHIPGAHNLFWRNALISETDPRLRSPEVLASAYTLAEAAQADTVVVYCRTGVQASHAYYVARYLERKVKMYDASFIEWSRRGADFPVER
- the trxC gene encoding thioredoxin TrxC, whose translation is METTTQQHKATVQCPSCGRLNRVDLARAAHRPRCGHCKQAIALDRPLHLSDAAFDRVVADSPVPVLVDFYADWCGPCKMMAPVLDRVAAERMGSVLVAKVDTDANPMVSQRFAIRSIPTLIVFRGGREVAREMGALPAPRLNALLDSAMR